From the genome of Synergistaceae bacterium, one region includes:
- a CDS encoding thiamine diphosphokinase, producing MRCVIIGGAEIRNYPLIRSYLRPGDFVIYCDCGLKHSDSLGVSPSLIIGDFDSHPMPEDSHNVIILPVVKDDTDTIFAVKEAIRRGFSEVLMLGVTGGREDMTLGNIYALLMLKAHGVPAMIAGDFSEMSIISAGETVRVSDIWRCFSLLNISGTASGITITGAKYPLDNGTITPEYQYGISNETLPGHDAEITLKEGNLLLVCVRR from the coding sequence ATGCGGTGCGTGATAATCGGCGGGGCGGAAATCCGAAATTACCCGCTAATCCGCTCATATCTCAGGCCGGGCGATTTCGTGATATATTGCGACTGCGGTCTGAAACATTCTGACTCTCTCGGCGTGAGTCCGTCTCTCATTATCGGCGATTTCGACTCTCACCCAATGCCGGAAGACTCGCATAACGTTATAATTCTCCCGGTCGTGAAAGATGACACTGATACAATTTTTGCGGTGAAGGAAGCTATCCGCCGGGGATTTTCTGAGGTGTTAATGCTAGGTGTTACGGGAGGGCGGGAGGATATGACACTGGGAAATATTTACGCGCTGTTAATGCTGAAGGCTCACGGAGTCCCGGCCATGATTGCGGGCGACTTTTCCGAGATGAGCATAATTTCAGCGGGTGAAACGGTGAGGGTTTCTGACATATGGCGGTGCTTCTCCCTGCTGAACATTTCCGGCACTGCGTCAGGAATCACAATCACGGGCGCGAAATACCCCCTCGACAACGGTACTATTACCCCTGAATACCAGTACGGAATAAGCAACGAGACACTTCCCGGCCATGACGCTGAAATCACGCTGAAGGAAGGAAATTTATTGCTAGTCTGCGTTAGGCGGTGA